Genomic segment of Methanobacterium sp. Maddingley MBC34:
CCATCGGTGACTACTCCAGGGTAATGGTGATCCACCACCACCACTTCTATGTCATAGATTTTAACCTTTAAAAGTGCAAGGATATCTTCCTCGGTGGAACCGTTATCCAGGAGAACCAGTAAAGGTAATTTCTGACCGTGACGTTCCAGGTCTTCCAGGGCAAAGCTCAAATCCTTCACCACATCCTCAATTTCATAGAATGGTGCTTTACTGGGGGATCTACGGAAGTAATGCCACTCTGCATCGTTAGAGGGGTTGATCTCCTGCAGTAAGGGTATGACTGCTTTTTCCACTGCCACACCTGCACAGATTCCATCGGCATCTGCATGGTGACGTACCAAGATGCTACGCCCATCCATCACTGCTCTTCGGATGGCTTTAGCCGCAGCAGCTAATCTGGGTCTTAATTTCTGGATAATAGGTGCTTCCTGGATTAAATCAGTATTTTCTGGTTCGGCACGTTTATCCAGGGCTTCATCAATACGTTTTCTGGCTTCGGTGGCTTCTGAACCATGAAGACGTTCAATACTCTCGGATTCTATCTGGATCTTGCCACCGTGGAGGGATACTTCTCCCAGGACTTCAACCATGTTATCTATGTTGATATTGGGGTAGACCCTTACTCCTGGTTCGTCAAAAGCTGCGGCCCAGGTGATTCCAGTCTCATCAGAGATGGTGAAGATAGTGGGGCCGCTGGTCTGCTGTATCTGTACCACTTCACCCACCAGGCACACATTTCTTCCCTTAATTTTTGGGGTTAGCTCTTCAATTTTAGTGCGGGGCATTTCTTTTTTGACCTTCACCAGTTCGTAGGTTCCCTTGATTGAGGCTGGTGCCAGGTCCACCTCTCCCCGACGGGGTTTGATCTCGATGATCTGGACAAATAACTCATCACCCACACTGTACGGTGGGTTTCTCAGACGCAGGAGTCCGTAGAGTTTTTTGGAAAGACTTACAAATACACCGTAGTCTTCTACCCTGGTGATTTTTCCCTTGTAGTGTTCTCCCACTTCCAAATCACTCATTTCTGAGGCAGGGTGTAAGATGTAAACTCGTGGCTTATCCTGGCTGTCCTTGCAGTCATCGCAGTAATCTCCCTTTTCTATGGGTTTACCGCACTTGGTGCACAGGTTTATTTCTCCTTTCCCCGAACATTCCGGGCATTCTTCAGTGACTTCCACTTCTCCTTTACCACTGCAGACACTGCAGGGTACTTCCTGTTCCTCATCCAGTTGGAAACGTTCTCTTGCCCCTCCGGACAGACCTTTCAGGTGGCCTTTTATGTCTACTTCACCGGAAACTCCGGTACCATGGCAGGCTTCGCATATTTTGTAACTTACAACCTTGCGTCCTTTCCCTTTACACTGCGAACATGTCTTCTTCATACGTATTTACCTCAAAAAATAGATTTTATGCTATAAATCGATTTTCTTGAATAATATGGCTATTTATTTGAATTAATGATCCAAATTATTAATTTATAATATAATTTGATTTTATGAATTTAAATCATAGGTATTAATTAAATAATGTAATTATGATTTATAGAATTTAAATTGTGACCTGATTTAAATTGTGATCTGAATTATGATTTTATGATTTAAATTTGGTAGGATTTTGTTGTACTATTTCATCCCTCTGTTTCTGGTATTCCAGGGATGTGTCCATGAACTGGTTGGCCAGATCCACATGGGTGTTGCCTGTTTTGGTGTCATTCCGGGTAAAGAGTGGTATTGCTACCTTAAGTTCGTTGGTAGCGTTGATCTTGGCATCCAGCTCCTGGAGGGTGATCTGGAAGTAGGTGATGTAAACCTGGTCCTTTAGGTTTTTGGCATATATCAATGCCTCCTGGGAGGTGGTTCTTGCCAGGTTGAACTGGGAAGATGCGTTATCTGCCTGTGATTGTGCATCTTCGTACTGGTATTTGTTGGTGCTGGTTGCTGCCTGGTTGAAATAGCTATCTCCCGAGATAATGTGATCGTTAATGGTATCAGTTAACTGATCTATCTGGGCCACCTGGGTGCCTAAACATCCTGATAAAGAAACAGTAAGGATTACCAGGACAAAGATAATGATTATTTTACGCATAACACACCTGCACACTTTTAAACTTAGTTCCACACTATGAAATTTATTTATAAATCTAATATGTAAGAATTACTTGAAATATTTGCCTATTAAAAGTTTGAGTATCCAACTGATTAGTTAAATATAATTTGAATATAGTTTGAATTTGGAATATAGTTTGAATTTGGAATATAGTTTGAATAGTACTGAATCCTTATTAATAGTTTTCAATTAATAGTCTGAATGGTATAGTTGAATAGTTTTGAATGGGTAATATGAATATTTAGACTGATATTTAGACTGATGAATTTATTAAAGAAAAAAGATATAACACCTTAAAAAAGTTGTTTGAACTCTTTTAATATTTTATCTATTCTATTTTTATCCAGTAAAAAAAATTGGAAAAAAATTACTCAAGATTTCCATAGTCCATGGATATTGCAGTAGCTTCTGGCCTTAAGTTGAGTTTCCTGGTCTGAGTCAACTGGGAATTCTGCCTCGGGCTGGTCGCCTGGATTTAAAAGCTGGATGAATACTTGGTTATCAGTGGCAAGCTCCACCCATTCTATGTGGTGATTTTCTTCCATGGGATGGGGTACTTCTCCCACCTTAACCTTTACTCCCATATCTGATTTTTCAATAACTGGTCTGTGTTTTATAGAACCATCACCATCTTGTTTCTCCTTCAAAAGTTCCATGGGTACCTCACAACAAACCAGGTTACCCGGACCAACACAGAGAATATTCACTATATTACCACAAACATCACATCGAAATATCTGTCCTGTTTCAGTCATTTACACCCTCATTTTTTTTGTTTAATATATTTTAATAGTTATAAAATTTAAAAACCTGAAAAATTGGCTTAAAAATCCCTAAATTTAATAATGACCTTATATAATCCATATTAAAATGGTTTTAAAGGTTTTAAATAATCCACATCTAAATATTGGATTTTAATGTTTCATTGGATACTGATATTTTTTTAAATAAATGATTTTAGGTAATGATTTTAGGTAAAGATTTTAGGTAATTTCAATAAACAATGGTTTTTAATTGATTCCCTAAAAAAGTAGGGAAAAAGTTCCAAGATAATGGAACTCGAGTTAACGTCTTTTTTAGTACTCTTCGCAGCGGATGAAGAAGTACTTGGTGGGGTGGTCACAGGCTGGGCACTTTTCTGGTGGCTGTTTTCCAGTAACAGAGTAACCGCATTTGATACAGGTCCACGGGACATCTGTTTCCTTCTTAAAGAGAGTACCGGCTTCCACTTGCTCCAGGAGCTGGGTGTACCTTTCCTCATGGTGAACTTCTGCCTTTCCAATGGCCAGTAATCTTTGGGCCACATCATCTAATCCTTCTTCTTTAGCTACTTTAGCAAATTCAGGGTACATTTCGCTGTTTTCGTAGTGTTCCCCTGCAATGGCGGCTTTGATGTTCTCCACGGTGTCTCCCAAGGTTAATGGAGCTTCGGCTTCCACGTGTATCTCATCACCTTCCAGATCCACATTTTCCTTAACCTCCTGGATAAGTTTGAACAACCATTTAGCATGCTGTCGTTCGTTCTCAGCAGTTTCCAGGAATATCTCAGAAATTTGAGGGTAACCATCCTTTGTAGCCTGTTTCGCATAGAAACTGTAACGGTTTCTAGCCTGACTTTCACCAATAAACGCCTTGGTAAGGTTTTCTAAGGTTTTTTCCATTATCAACACCATATTAAATATTGTTGATCAAAGTTTATAAATTTTTATCATAAAACCTGTCATTTATTATTAAATAAAATCTTAGAAGGAGGAGTGTGACCAAAACAGAGTATAAATGAAGTTAAAATGTCAGTTATCATTCTTTAAACATTTATATGATTCCATGAACCTATAAATTATTTTTAAGACTTATAAATGAGTTTCTAAATCCAAAAATTATCCTTAAAACCTGTGGATGACTTCATAAATCTTTGAATGACTTTGAAACCCAGCAAAAAATTCCATGAACATCAAGATGATTCTCAGAACTTTGGATGACTCTTCAAACCTCATATAGTATATTATTTTGTCTCCAGTTTTAACCTATTTATTTTAATATCCATGAGGCACATAATTAACATTTATGCTGTAAATAGCCCCATATCCAGATGATTCTAACTGGTTAGGGACAGAGTTAATGGGACATAAGTACTTACTTAGTATTGTTACATATTAAGATTCAGCAGATGATGAAAAGTGTTTCAAAAAATTCATTGGATAGTTGGAGGATATTTTTCCCATGGAAAAACAGTCACCGGAGGATTTGGAGTCCTTAAAATCAGGCCAGGTACCCCTGGAAGATGATGAAAAGCTGCTTTCCCAATATTTAAATCGTATTTCTCGTTATAAATGGGGTTCACGGGCCTGTGCACTGCTGGTGATTGTGTTAGGGATCATGGCTGTGTTGGGATGGGTTTTAAAAATACCCCTACTCCAGGGAGACTTCTTAGGCTTCCCTGAAACTAAACTTAACACCGCCATTATATTCCTCATTGCCGGGACCTGCCTTTACCTCCTGAATAAACCGGTTAAACCATGGAAACTGAATATTTCCAGAATCCTGGCAGCCATTACCATATTTTTCGGTGCTTTAACCCTGCTGGAATATGTTACTGGTATAAACCTTGGTATGAACCAGTTATTTACCAGTTTTTTACCAGATAATACCAGTGCTCAGGGTAAGAGCAGATTTTTAAGTGCTTTCAATTTTATTATATTGGGTATTGCCCTCCTGATGGGCAGTTACAAATATAACCCCCGTTACATGCAAATTCTGGCATTTATGGCTGGTTTTTTATCATTATTGGGATTATCTTCCTATCTTTACGGGACCAGTACTGATTACACCCTGGATTTGATGGTGCAGATGGCTTTTCTCTCATCGCTCATACACATCAGTCTTTCGGTAGGTATTCTTTTCCTATACCCCGACCGCAGTTACATGGGACGAATCACTGCCCAGACCAGTGGGGGTTACATGGCCCGGCGCCTTCTCCCAGCAACCCTGGTGGCAGTGTTCATCCTGGATCTTTTAATAATCTCAGGGGAACGATTTAACCTGTACAGTGAGCAGTTTGGAGATGTTTTCGGTATTATCATCACCCTGGCCTTTTTAACCACAGTTATTATCTGGAATGCCAAGATTCTCAACCGGATGGACAGGCAGAGGCAGGAATCCAACCTCAAACGTCTCAGTCTGAAAAAGTTCTACGAAACTCTGGTGGAGGGTATTAATGAAGGGATATGGGTTACTGACCATAGTGACAGGCTTTACTTCATGAACAGGGGAATGGAGGAGATAGCAGGAGTTAAAACTGAGAATATGGAGGGTTTGCATATTCTGGATGATCTGCCTGATTCATCAACTGGCCAGTTGAAGGAGTACTACCGTAAGGCTAAACAAACCCTGAAACCGGTTTATTATGATTCCATCAATGTCACCAGTCCCACTGGAAAAACATCCCACCAGAGTGGCTGGATCATACCCCAGGTTAATGATGGTAAATTCAACGGCGCCATCTGCACTGTGATTGACCAGACCCCACGTAAAAAGGCAGAAGAAGCTCTAATAACATCCGAAACATTTTACCGAACCATATTTGAGAATACAGGTACTGCTACTATTATTGTAGGGGAAAATACCATTATCACCATGGCTAATAAGCGTTCTGAAACATTGAGTGGTTACAAGGTGGATGAAATTGAGAACAAGCTAAGCTGGATGGACTTTGTGCATCCTGATGACCGGGAAAAAATGAAAATGTATCATAAGCTGCGCCGGGAACCTGGGAAAAATGTACCCTCGGGGGACCAGGAAAAAGGTTTACACTCTGAGGAACCAGGAAAAAACATACCCCCTGAAAATCAGCAAAAAAGTGTGCCCTCTGAATATGAGTTCCGTCTTTTGAATAAAAATGGGGAAGAAAGACAGATCATGCTCTCTGCCTCTGTAATTCCTGGTACCACCGATAGTGTGGTATCCCTACTGGACATAACCCAGCGTAAGAATGCTGAAAACGAAGTTAAACAATCCTTAAATGAGAAGGAACTCCTGTTACGGGAGATACATCACAGGGTGAAAAACAACATGCAGATCATTAGCAGTCTGTTGAACTTACAGCGCAGCTACATTCAGGACGCAGAGGCTGATAACATCCTCCAGGAGAGTCAGGGAAGGGTTAAGAGTATGGCCCTGGTTCATGAGAAACTATACCAGACTGATGATCTATCCAAAATTAACGTGGCCGAGTACATCAGGAGTCTTTCCATGAACTTATTCCACAGTTACACCGTAAACCCCGGGATAAATCTCACCCTAGATATGGGGGAAGTATACTTTAACATTGACACTGCAGTTCCCCTGGGACTCATAATCAATGAACTGGTCTCTAACAGTTTAAAGTATGCCTTCAGTGACCGAGATAATGGTGAAATAAGTATATCCCTCAGAGAAACTGATGAGTCAGGTATTTATCAGTTAAAAGTATGGGATGATGGTTCTGGTTTTCCCAGTGATCTGGACTTTAACAACACTAACAGTCTGGGACTTAAACTGGTTAACACACTGGTGAATCAGCTGGATGGTGAGATTGAACTGGTTACTAATGGAGGAACTGGTTTTAATATAATCATTCAGGAGCAGAAGTATAAAGAGAGAGTCTAGCCTTCCAATGGTAGATGATGATAGCTCCAAAAAAAAGGCCAATAACTCTTGAAATAGTCAATTATCCTTATATTGTATTTAATTGATATTGTCTCCAATTAAAATCAAGACATTTTACTACACTTTCATTTTTACAAAAATTTCATAAGTTCTATTCATTCACTTTAGTTTAAATGAGGATGATTAATGATAAGAATTTTTATTTACTTCCACATTCATAATGATAATTATGGAATGGAACCGTGAAATACTCCTGGAAAAGGCAGGAGATATTAAAAGGGCCCAATTGAGTTGAGGGAAATAACATCCCATGGGAAGGATGAATTTTTAGATAACCCCCATCTCCTTGCAGCGGCAAAGTATGAACTTATTGTTGCCATTGAGGCAGCAATATCTATTTGTAACCATATTAACGCTAAAATAGGTGGTAAGACACCTGAAACCTACTCTGACTGTTTTCTACTTTTAGTTCACAACAAAATCATCAGGCACGATTTAGGAGATAGGCTGGCCGATATGGCAAGATTTCGTAATTTACTGGTTCACGTTTATTCTAAGGTAGATGATGAGAGAGTTTACCAGATCATCATGCAGAACTTTTCGGATCTGGAAGAACTAACCAAAGAAGTGGGATTATATTAAGGAATATTCAATAAAAATTGAAACCTAGATTCATAATAGAAGTGAAATTCGATTGAAAATAGAAGTGGGATCAGATGAAAACATGCCAACTCAATGACCCTGAAAAGGAGTCTTTAAAGGAAAAATTGGCTTCCAAAATAAAGACTTATCCTGAGATATTGTTCTGTTACATTCACGGTAGTTTCCTGGAAGGTGCATGGTTTAGGGATGTTGATCTGGCAGTTTACTTAAAAGATGACTCTTTTAAAGATGTGTTTAGCTATGAACATAAAGTTTCACTAGAATTAGAGGGTTTAATCAGTTTACCAGTTGATCTTAAGATATTGAATGTGACTCCCCTGAGTTTCCGTTACCAAGTAAGTAAGGGTGAAGTGCTTTTTAGCAGGGATGAAGAGTTAAGAACTGATTTTTTGGAAAGAACCTGGCAGCTTTACCTTGACCTGAAACCAATAAGGGAAGAGTATTACCGGGAACTTCTGGAAGAATGACGGACTTTTGTAAAAAGATTTTTTTTAAATCTGATTTTTTTAAAAAGGCAGATACTCGCTTCCTAATTCGCCTTAGTAGTATAAAAGTGTCACCTTAGTGACATTTTTTTAAGATAATTAAATTTTTTGTCACCAGGGTGACATTTTACTGAAGTTAAATTTCAGAGAACAGAAATGAAAATAGAAAAATAATTAAAATGATTCTTATTTAGGTTGGGGAATGTAAATTTAATCTTGTCATATTAATACAACAAAATAATCAGGGCAAATAACTGATATTTTTTGACTGGAATCGAAGGTACATAGGTTAAGACTTATTAGTTTTTTATGATATGAATGGTAAAGAAGTCAATTAACAGGATAAACAACACATTCAATCAAGAATTAATGGGAGAATTAGATTCAATTGAAACTGGACACCCCTTATAAAAGGATCTTAACCGGGATCATCCTGGTGGTTGCCCTAGCCGGGCTGTGCACCTACTACGCCACAGAATACCAGAACCACCTTAAATACCCATCCTACGAGGTTATACTCTCTGATTACCCCCTGGGAGAAGTGGTGAATGTGGGTGGGACAGTGACTGTTACTTTTAATGGAGGATTCCAGATAGAAAAAAACTACCAGGGCCATCTGGTTACCATGAAGGTCCTTAATGAAACTCCAGTCACGGTTAAGGATAAAGTGTCGGTGGTAGGGGTTCTTGCTCCGGAGAACACCATCATCAATGTGGAACGAGTGGAGGTTAATGAGTACTGGAAGTACATATTCCTGTTACTGCGTTCTTTCCTGGTTTTAATCTTCCTCCTGTACATTTTCCACCGGTACTGGTCTTTTGAATGGAACAGTTTCGAGTTCCGGAGGCGATGAAAGTGCCCAAAAGGATGCTAACTAAGTTCCAGAGGCGATAAAAGTGTCAAAAAAGATGCTAACTAAGTTCAGGGGGCGATTATAAATGCCCGACTGGATGGTTCATGTGGCAGTGGCCTGGACCCTGTGTCGAATACTTCGCTTCAAGTATCCTCAGTTCAACCCGGCCAATACAGTCCTGGTTATGGTGGGATCCATCTTCCCTGATGCAATAAAGGTCTCCATCCTGTCAGATTTAATGGGATATGATCTCTGGAATTATATTTACGTCTTCCACTTACCAATAGGCACATTCATCCTTGCTGGAATTGCCAGTCTCTTTTTCAGGGAGAAAAAAACCGCCTTCCTGTTTTTATCCCTGGGGATAGTTACCCATTACGCCATGGACCTACTACTGATACAAGTGGGATACGGGATGTGCCTGTTTTATCCTGTTAGCTGGATGGGATTCACCCTGAATCTGGTTCCCAGTGATGATTACTATATCACTATAGTGGCCCTGGTCATAGCCCTGGTGGTTTACCTGGTTTCAGGGTGGGTGGAAAAAAAGCTTTGCCAGATAATCACTTAAAAAAGAAGATAGAAATTTTCAGATAGTTTCATTATCAGCTGGATTTCATCATAAAAAATATTGAAATCTGATTTAATAATCTTCTCAGGATTACAATCTCCCCTCCTTTTATAAAATAATTCCATTAAATATTCTTGACTTAGGACAGAAAATTTAAATATTAAGATTACTGATTTTCTAAAATTTGACTTAACTCTTCAAGGATATCATGAAAAGTCGTTTTGGGAACTCCTTTTACATTTTGTCCATCATGGAAATGATGAGGATAATTTTCCAATCCAGGATGATGAGGGGCATTGTCCCATCTTACTATTAGTTTTTTATTTTTATCTTGCAAATGGTAAGAATAATCAAGTTTCTCGAGTTTTCCTGAAACGTATTCAAAAACATGAACCTCTGATCCATCGATTAGATCCATTTTGAATCGGATGAACCCTTTGTTATGATCGACAAATTCCCTAAAAAGTTTGAAATCTTTTAAGAATTGAAAACTTCGTGCTTGTTTCTTAAGAGATTCAAAATATGTTCTAATCATCCTAAGGCCTCTAAAAGAGCCTTTTTTTCCAGGATAAGTTCCTGATATATTTCCCAGGATGCTTTCCATTCTAAGAAGTCCATCTCGTCATCTAAAGAACCACTGCAAAATTGTTGGTAGAAATTTTCACTTTCCAGGTTATACTTACGCTGAAAGTACTCCAGGTTTTGGTTAAGATCATCTAATTTAATGTCTATTTCAATAATTCTATTCTTCAGAGCCCCAATAACGGCACTTCTCACCTGTTCTTCAGGCATTGCTGTGTCGCTAACATCTAAAGTCATCTAAATCACCCATTATTACTTGCTTTTTAGTTTTATTATAATTTTCCCCAAAAAGAGAACAATTTTCTCCAAACAACAATAACAGAACATAAAAATTGATTAATAAAGATAAAATTCTACATTAACTCAAAGCATAAATTACTTTTCAAAGACAGAAACTAATTAATAGTCCTGATAATGGTATTCACCGTCGCATCCAACCGGTATTTATCACTGGAGAAGAACTGTGCAGTGTCGGAACCCGTATCGATCTGCACCTCATAGTATTTCCCATTTTTTTCAAAGAAGTAGGATCTGACATTTTCTGATCCATCATCCCTGGTAACCTGGATGGTTTTAACACTAAATCCCTCCCGGGTTTCGGTTACAGAGGAACTAACGTGCCAGGCGATTTTCTCTGTTTCACCAGTGTAGGCCTGCTGGTAACTTGACTCATCAGGAAACTGGTTAACCATGATCATGATAAATGGTTGTCTGGAGCCGTTAAAGTTAAGTTTGGCTGATCTCTGGTAGCCAGTGGTGAAGTTCTGGTACCAGCCAGTTTCCAGCTGGAACTGGGAGTTGTTAACTGCACCGTAACCTGGGGGAATAACAGTAGTGGTGGGAGTGGCTGGATTATAGATGAAAAATGCAACCAGTGCAACCACCACTAAAATGACAGGGATGATGAATATTTTACGCTTGATCATGGATGACTACTCGTTTAATGAGTGGCAGGAGTTTTTATTCCAGACCCGTATTCTTTTTCAGTGAAGTTTATGGTAAAGCATGTTGGGCCCGTGGTGTTTAATTCTATTTCTCCGTCAATCTGGTCAGTGAGTGTGTTCACCAGTCGCATTCCCAGGGAGTTGGTTTTCCTGAAGTCCAGGTCCTCCGGGAATCCTATGCCAGTATCCGCCACCTGGAAAGTGTAATAGTCATTGTTTTTATGGAATTTAACAGTTATCTCACCCTTCTCACCATTGGGGAAGGCATGTTTGAGGCTGTTTGAGACCAGTTCATTGACTATGAGACCCAGGGGTATGCTGGTGTTAATGTCCAGGAGTATGTCTCCCACATCCATGTTGAGCTGGATGTTATCACTGGTTACGTAGGTGCGGAAGAGTTCCTGAGTGAGTTTGGTGATGTAGTCTCCGAAGTTAATGCACTTCAGGTCAATGGACTGATAGAGCATGGTATGGATGAGGGCCATTGACCGTGCCCGGCGTTGACTTTCCCTGAAGACTTCCAGAGCAGCCTTGTCCTTGATATATTTTGATTGAAGATTCAGAAGGCTACTTATGACCATAAGGTTGTTTTTAACCCGGTGGTGGATCTCCTTAAGCAGGAGTTCCTTTTCATCCAGTGATTTACGGAGTTTTGCCTCGGACTCCTTCCTGCGAGTGATATCCCTTAAAATGGAGAGAACCATCATCTCACCGCGAAGGTTGAAAATATGGGCGCTGACCTCCACTGGTATCTCCTGCCCATCCCGGGTGAGGTTAAATGCTTCAAAGGTTGCCCTTCCATTTACCAAGAGTTTTTCCATGTAGTGTGATGTTTTTTGGATGGTTTCTTCAGTGTCAATGTCAGCTGGTGACATCTGGAGCAGTTCTTCCCGGGTGTATCCCAGGCGCTGGCAAGCCACATCGTTAACTTCCACGAAGTTTCCAGGGGTCCCGTCATTTTTAAGGGGATGGAGGAATATAGCATCGTTGGCATTGTTAAAAACTTCCCGGAATTTCTCCTCACTTTCCTGGAGTTTTAGTTCCATTTTTTTACTGGCACTGGTGTCCCGGGCAATACTGGATGCTCCTATTATCTCCCCAGTATCATCCTTAATGGGGGAGACACTGAGAGAGACGTTAATAATGGACCCGTCCTTCCTGCGGCGGAGGGTTTCGTAATGGGTTACCCTTTCACCACTTTTAATCCAGGCCAAGATCAAAGATATTTCATCACTGTTGTAGGGTGGAATGACCATGGAAACACTGCTACCCACTGCTTCACTGGCTGTGTAACCGTATATCGTCTCAGCAGCAGGGTTCCAGGTTAGTATGGTTCCGTCCAACCCAAGGCCCACTATAGCATCTTCAGTGTGTTCTACAATGGATTTAAGGTAATTCAGCTCAGACTGGCTTTGAGCTAACCTTTCCTCAGTTTTTTGAAGTTCCCTATGAATTGTTTCCCGGTCTGAATCTTGATTATTCATGTTATTACTCTGGCTATTCCATTATTCCTTAAAGTTTTTTAGTGTTTTAAGGTTAAGTTTCATCTTTAACCTCTTTTTTGGTTAGCTGGTAAAGATGTTATCCAAAAAGGAATTCCGATTTACATTCATATTAACAACTTTTTTCATTTTTAAGCAAAGTTATAATCCCCCTCCATCAATCTCCACCGATTTAGGGAGTGTAAAGTTAAGGGTGTTGGAATGTTCATTAATATTTCAAATTCGTTAATTATAGTTCTTTTTTAGTAAACAAATACACATTACATCAAA
This window contains:
- a CDS encoding PAS domain S-box (PFAM: Histidine kinase; Histidine kinase-, DNA gyrase B-, and HSP90-like ATPase; PAS fold~TIGRFAM: PAS domain S-box); amino-acid sequence: MNNQDSDRETIHRELQKTEERLAQSQSELNYLKSIVEHTEDAIVGLGLDGTILTWNPAAETIYGYTASEAVGSSVSMVIPPYNSDEISLILAWIKSGERVTHYETLRRRKDGSIINVSLSVSPIKDDTGEIIGASSIARDTSASKKMELKLQESEEKFREVFNNANDAIFLHPLKNDGTPGNFVEVNDVACQRLGYTREELLQMSPADIDTEETIQKTSHYMEKLLVNGRATFEAFNLTRDGQEIPVEVSAHIFNLRGEMMVLSILRDITRRKESEAKLRKSLDEKELLLKEIHHRVKNNLMVISSLLNLQSKYIKDKAALEVFRESQRRARSMALIHTMLYQSIDLKCINFGDYITKLTQELFRTYVTSDNIQLNMDVGDILLDINTSIPLGLIVNELVSNSLKHAFPNGEKGEITVKFHKNNDYYTFQVADTGIGFPEDLDFRKTNSLGMRLVNTLTDQIDGEIELNTTGPTCFTINFTEKEYGSGIKTPATH